In one window of Rathayibacter caricis DSM 15933 DNA:
- a CDS encoding Mur ligase family protein produces the protein MLRPRLAPAVPLAALARTLEIPADDPADAEVTGVVLTASDVEPGDLFVALAGVNRHGAEFVGEARERGASAVMTDEAGAELARATGLPVLVVDDPRSRLGAVAAAVYGTAERAPVLFGVTGTNGKTSTVHMIEGILRQLGVVPGLSSTAERHIGDTSITSGLTTPEATELHALLARMHEDGVGAAAIEVSAQALTRHRVDGVVFDVAGFTNLSHDHLDDYGDMETYFSQKAQLFQPDRARRAVVSLDSPAGARIRDTAGIPVTTITSLPDVDADWTVTILEQEFGRTGFRIQNRESRAITTSVPIIGAHMAANAALAIVMLVESGRPLGEIRAALHRDGGVDVSLPGRTERVSGERGPTVYVDFGHSADAFQHTLEAVRGVTRGRVIMVFGADGDRDTLKRPAMAEAAVSGSDVLVVTDHHPRFEDPASIRRTLVEAARAARPNGEIHEVDDPKRAIRVAVSLAEEGDSILWAGPGHQNYRDIQGVRTPYSARAEARAALREAGWTEEPAAASE, from the coding sequence ATGCTCCGACCCCGCCTCGCCCCCGCGGTCCCTCTCGCGGCCCTCGCGCGCACTCTCGAGATCCCGGCCGACGATCCGGCCGACGCCGAGGTCACCGGAGTCGTGCTGACCGCGTCCGACGTCGAGCCCGGCGACCTCTTCGTCGCACTCGCCGGAGTGAACCGGCACGGCGCCGAGTTCGTCGGCGAGGCCCGCGAGCGCGGCGCCTCCGCGGTGATGACCGATGAGGCCGGGGCGGAGCTCGCCCGCGCCACGGGCCTGCCGGTGCTGGTCGTCGACGACCCGCGCTCGCGCCTGGGCGCCGTCGCCGCCGCCGTGTACGGCACGGCCGAGCGCGCGCCGGTGCTCTTCGGCGTCACCGGCACCAACGGCAAGACCTCGACCGTGCACATGATCGAGGGGATCCTCCGCCAGCTCGGCGTGGTCCCGGGCCTCAGCTCGACCGCGGAGCGCCACATCGGCGACACCTCGATCACGAGCGGCCTCACCACCCCCGAGGCGACCGAGCTGCACGCGCTGCTCGCCCGCATGCACGAGGACGGCGTGGGAGCCGCGGCGATCGAGGTCAGCGCTCAGGCGCTCACCCGCCACCGCGTCGACGGGGTCGTCTTCGACGTCGCGGGATTCACGAACCTCAGCCACGACCACCTCGACGACTACGGCGACATGGAGACGTACTTCTCCCAGAAGGCGCAGCTCTTCCAGCCGGACCGGGCCCGACGCGCCGTCGTCTCGCTCGACTCCCCCGCCGGCGCCCGCATCCGCGACACGGCCGGCATTCCCGTGACGACCATCACCTCGCTCCCGGACGTCGACGCCGACTGGACGGTGACGATCCTCGAGCAGGAGTTCGGCCGCACCGGCTTCCGCATCCAGAACCGCGAGTCGCGGGCGATCACCACCTCGGTGCCGATCATCGGCGCCCACATGGCGGCCAATGCGGCCCTCGCCATCGTCATGCTGGTCGAGTCGGGCCGGCCGCTCGGCGAGATCCGCGCCGCTCTGCACCGCGACGGCGGAGTCGACGTCTCGCTCCCCGGTCGCACCGAGCGCGTCTCGGGCGAGCGCGGCCCGACCGTCTACGTCGACTTCGGACACAGCGCCGACGCCTTCCAGCACACGCTCGAGGCGGTCCGCGGAGTGACCCGCGGCCGCGTGATCATGGTGTTCGGCGCCGACGGCGACCGCGACACGCTGAAGCGGCCCGCGATGGCCGAGGCCGCCGTCTCCGGCAGCGACGTGCTCGTCGTCACCGATCACCACCCGCGCTTCGAGGACCCGGCCTCCATCCGCCGCACTCTCGTCGAGGCCGCCCGCGCCGCGCGTCCCAACGGGGAGATCCACGAGGTCGACGACCCCAAGCGCGCGATCCGCGTCGCCGTCTCGCTCGCCGAGGAGGGCGACTCGATCCTCTGGGCGGGCCCGGGGCACCAGAACTACCGCGACATCCAGGGCGTCCGCACGCCCTACTCCGCCCGAGCCGAAGCCCGAGCCGCGCTCCGCGAGGCTGGCTGGACCGAGGAGCCCGCCGCCGCATCGGAGTGA
- a CDS encoding M15 family metallopeptidase gives MTSSENETPGGRPVRRRALVIGGVAVAAGATAFGVGAAIGAGRGASAPTAGATTPTTPTPTPTPPPSATATPEPVPTATEEPAPTPTPGIDLSANSVDDAASPWVVVNKLRTLNPVDYVPADLVYPDVRYVNRQPMRQATADALVAMVAAASTEAGLALAVQSAYRSYETQVSVYAGWVSTRGQAGADATSARPGHSEHQTGWAVDVVGASGACALEICWGDTPEGVWVGENAHRFGFLVRYKAQNTPITGYESEPYHLRYVGTELAQHLRDTGVETLERLFGLPDAPDYAPGSVS, from the coding sequence ATGACGTCGAGCGAGAACGAGACCCCCGGCGGACGTCCTGTGCGCCGGCGCGCACTGGTCATCGGAGGAGTCGCGGTCGCCGCGGGGGCGACAGCGTTCGGCGTCGGCGCGGCGATCGGAGCCGGTCGAGGAGCGTCGGCACCGACAGCGGGGGCGACCACTCCCACGACCCCGACGCCCACTCCGACTCCTCCTCCCTCGGCCACGGCGACCCCCGAGCCGGTCCCGACCGCCACGGAGGAGCCCGCGCCCACCCCGACGCCCGGCATCGACCTGTCGGCGAACTCCGTCGACGACGCGGCGAGCCCGTGGGTGGTCGTCAACAAGCTGCGGACGCTGAACCCGGTCGACTACGTTCCCGCCGATCTCGTCTACCCGGACGTCCGCTACGTCAACCGCCAGCCGATGCGGCAGGCGACGGCCGACGCGCTCGTCGCGATGGTCGCGGCCGCGTCGACGGAGGCGGGACTCGCGCTCGCCGTGCAGAGCGCGTACCGCTCCTACGAGACCCAGGTCAGCGTCTACGCGGGCTGGGTGTCGACCCGCGGTCAGGCCGGAGCCGATGCGACGAGCGCGCGGCCCGGGCACAGCGAGCACCAGACGGGCTGGGCCGTCGACGTGGTCGGCGCGTCCGGGGCCTGCGCGCTGGAGATCTGCTGGGGGGACACCCCGGAGGGGGTCTGGGTGGGGGAGAACGCGCACCGCTTCGGGTTCCTCGTCCGGTACAAGGCGCAGAACACTCCGATCACCGGGTACGAGTCCGAGCCGTACCACCTGCGGTACGTCGGGACGGAGCTCGCGCAGCACCTGCGTGACACGGGGGTCGAGACGCTGGAGCGCCTGTTCGGACTTCCGGATGCGCCCGATTACGCGCCCGGTTCGGTTTCCTAG
- a CDS encoding amidase domain-containing protein, whose protein sequence is MPPSSTRSTPTPSPATPEVVAPAATVAPLTRREAREREGRIRPAVPAAPAQDPRSVRPSAAVPPHPVAETVFVSRRDRRASEGHRQHRPRVEPTRRGSAFLRPTRRHLVLAMSGGLVVVAVAAGASLTIGGSGSSESASASASGTAARTAVPTTVAVLPATTASARVVLSGVSTTTGTVAGGTAVTLQGSNLDSVASVRFGEAEGSVAVENPDRITVIAPPASGEVEGVVPVAFFDASGAPITFDAVTDAAAAVTTDGTPVAQPAIATTAPEPLLADPAADLGSPTPEPTATATATGVLATTKVVASAITFAYTPDPTIEAAKAAAALDASRLASQLDYVETYWNEYNSAQYGVIGGNDCVNFASQSLIARGWSMDSEWSFSAGGGYSSAWASSTAFNSYLAAHPERATPLANDQRDQVEVGDVVQFDWDGSGDWDHTGIVTSVDGDTVLYASHTVDNFDQDIDSASAGRIMFWSI, encoded by the coding sequence GTGCCCCCCAGCTCCACCCGTTCCACCCCGACTCCGTCCCCCGCCACCCCCGAGGTCGTCGCTCCCGCCGCGACCGTCGCGCCCCTGACCCGCCGCGAGGCCAGGGAGCGGGAGGGCCGCATCCGCCCCGCCGTCCCGGCGGCCCCCGCGCAGGACCCGCGCTCGGTCCGCCCCTCCGCCGCCGTGCCGCCGCACCCCGTCGCCGAGACCGTCTTCGTCTCGCGTCGCGACCGTCGCGCCTCCGAGGGCCACCGCCAGCACCGACCGCGCGTCGAGCCCACCCGTCGCGGCTCCGCGTTCCTCCGGCCCACGCGCCGCCACCTCGTGCTCGCGATGTCCGGCGGCCTCGTCGTCGTGGCCGTCGCCGCGGGGGCGAGCCTGACCATCGGCGGATCGGGCTCGTCCGAGTCCGCCTCGGCCAGCGCCTCGGGGACCGCGGCTCGGACCGCCGTCCCCACCACCGTCGCCGTGCTCCCGGCCACGACCGCCTCCGCCCGCGTCGTGCTGAGCGGCGTGTCGACCACCACCGGCACCGTCGCCGGGGGGACCGCCGTCACGCTCCAGGGCTCGAACCTCGACTCGGTCGCCTCGGTGCGCTTCGGCGAGGCCGAGGGCAGCGTCGCCGTCGAGAACCCCGATCGGATCACGGTCATCGCCCCGCCCGCCTCCGGTGAGGTCGAGGGCGTCGTGCCGGTCGCGTTCTTCGACGCGAGCGGCGCGCCGATCACCTTCGACGCCGTGACCGACGCCGCCGCGGCGGTCACGACCGACGGCACGCCCGTCGCGCAGCCGGCCATCGCGACGACGGCGCCCGAGCCGCTCCTCGCCGACCCCGCCGCGGACCTCGGTTCGCCGACGCCCGAGCCGACCGCCACCGCGACAGCGACCGGTGTGCTCGCGACGACCAAGGTCGTCGCGTCGGCCATCACCTTCGCCTACACGCCGGACCCCACGATCGAGGCCGCGAAGGCCGCCGCAGCGCTCGACGCCAGTCGTCTGGCCTCGCAGCTCGACTACGTCGAGACCTACTGGAACGAGTACAACTCGGCGCAGTACGGAGTCATCGGCGGCAACGACTGCGTCAACTTCGCCTCGCAGTCCCTCATCGCCCGTGGCTGGAGCATGGACTCCGAGTGGAGCTTCTCGGCCGGCGGCGGGTACAGCTCGGCCTGGGCGTCCTCGACGGCGTTCAACTCCTACCTCGCCGCGCACCCCGAGCGCGCGACGCCCCTGGCGAACGACCAGCGCGACCAGGTCGAGGTCGGCGACGTCGTCCAGTTCGACTGGGACGGGTCGGGCGACTGGGACCACACCGGCATCGTCACGAGCGTGGACGGCGACACGGTCCTCTACGCCTCGCACACCGTGGACAACTTCGACCAGGACATCGACTCGGCCTCGGCCGGTCGGATCATGTTCTGGAGCATCTGA
- a CDS encoding CsbD family protein → MGADDKIRNAAENLVGKAKEAVGKLTDNERLEAEGQADQTKAHTKKVGEDVKDVFKN, encoded by the coding sequence ATGGGTGCTGACGACAAGATCCGCAACGCCGCTGAGAACCTGGTCGGAAAGGCGAAGGAGGCGGTCGGCAAGCTGACCGACAACGAGCGCCTCGAGGCCGAGGGCCAGGCCGATCAGACGAAGGCCCACACCAAGAAGGTCGGCGAGGACGTCAAGGACGTCTTCAAGAACTGA
- a CDS encoding DUF6286 domain-containing protein, whose protein sequence is MSPASSPRDAAPDARYGRFLRRETHRSRSAAEIVVLTVIALIAAYVGTEAVLAVLGATPLLIAPSDLLAALVGVGELATGALIGIAVGTGLLALILLVLALAPGARARHTIADDRLAVVVDDGVIASALARSARTIARSRREDTSASIGRRTAVVSITPASGIGVDRDAVQKALDEELERIAPQPATRASVRIADSGRI, encoded by the coding sequence ATGAGCCCCGCATCGTCCCCCCGCGACGCCGCCCCCGACGCCCGGTACGGCCGCTTCCTGCGGCGCGAGACCCACCGGTCGCGCTCGGCCGCCGAGATCGTGGTCCTCACCGTGATCGCGCTGATCGCGGCGTACGTCGGCACCGAGGCGGTGCTCGCCGTCCTCGGCGCGACTCCGCTGCTGATCGCGCCGTCCGATCTGCTCGCCGCGCTCGTCGGAGTCGGGGAGCTCGCCACCGGCGCGCTCATCGGCATCGCCGTCGGCACGGGTCTGCTCGCGCTGATCCTGCTCGTCCTGGCCCTCGCCCCCGGTGCTCGCGCTCGGCACACGATCGCCGACGACCGCCTCGCGGTCGTGGTCGACGACGGAGTGATCGCCTCGGCGCTCGCCCGCTCGGCCCGGACGATCGCGCGGTCGCGCCGCGAGGACACCAGCGCCTCGATCGGCCGCCGCACCGCGGTCGTCTCGATCACGCCCGCCTCCGGCATCGGCGTCGATCGCGACGCGGTGCAGAAGGCCCTCGACGAGGAGCTGGAGCGCATCGCTCCGCAGCCCGCCACCCGCGCCTCCGTCCGCATCGCCGACTCCGGGAGGATCTGA
- a CDS encoding DUF2273 domain-containing protein has translation MSVPTPPAASNRSTVLGVVVGAILAFAALLFGFWGFVLTAVFMALGVLIARMLDGSLDVRSLVDVFRGRTTSR, from the coding sequence ATGAGCGTCCCCACTCCCCCCGCCGCCTCGAACCGCAGCACCGTCCTCGGCGTGGTCGTCGGCGCGATCCTCGCGTTCGCCGCCCTGCTCTTCGGCTTCTGGGGCTTCGTCCTCACCGCCGTCTTCATGGCGCTGGGCGTCCTGATCGCACGGATGCTCGACGGATCGCTCGACGTGCGCAGCCTCGTGGACGTGTTCCGCGGCCGCACGACCTCCCGCTAG
- a CDS encoding Asp23/Gls24 family envelope stress response protein: MSDSTRTPSTPRVDTSVDTVTSLGGAVSGTAQGRTVIDDAVIAKVAGIAAREVPGVFALGNNAARAFGAIRSAVGANDHGQGVRVEVGETQVAVDVTLVVAYPVPMQTVADRVRDAVAEAITELVGMAVAEINVAIVDVHIPGDDDSAETESRVR; encoded by the coding sequence ATGAGCGACAGCACTCGCACCCCCTCCACCCCCCGCGTCGACACCTCCGTCGACACCGTGACGAGCCTCGGAGGCGCCGTCTCCGGCACCGCCCAGGGCCGCACGGTCATCGACGACGCCGTGATCGCAAAGGTCGCCGGCATCGCGGCCCGCGAGGTCCCCGGCGTCTTCGCCCTGGGCAACAACGCGGCCCGCGCGTTCGGAGCGATCCGCTCCGCCGTCGGCGCCAACGACCACGGCCAGGGCGTGCGCGTCGAGGTCGGCGAGACCCAGGTCGCGGTCGACGTCACCCTCGTCGTCGCCTACCCGGTGCCGATGCAGACCGTCGCCGACCGCGTGCGCGACGCCGTCGCCGAGGCCATCACCGAGCTCGTGGGCATGGCTGTCGCCGAGATCAACGTCGCGATCGTCGACGTGCACATCCCCGGGGACGACGACTCCGCCGAGACCGAGAGCCGCGTCCGATGA
- a CDS encoding RNA polymerase sigma factor — protein sequence MPGLESASDALLAERSAEGDVRAFEVLVKRHQSILRAYAWRLTGSQADASDAVQNALITVWAQLPQLKEPASVRSWMMRIVSRSSVDLMRQRRPADDVDAVEHPAAKEPGPFEAAERSDAMKALAAALAELPESQRQCWLLREVGGESYGEIAEHLGLTPTAVRGKLARARESLVVAMEDWR from the coding sequence ATGCCGGGTCTGGAGTCGGCGAGCGATGCGCTCCTCGCCGAGCGCTCGGCCGAGGGTGACGTCCGGGCCTTCGAGGTCCTGGTCAAGCGGCACCAGTCGATCCTCCGCGCGTACGCGTGGCGGCTGACGGGCTCGCAGGCCGATGCCTCCGACGCCGTGCAGAACGCGCTCATCACCGTGTGGGCCCAGCTGCCCCAGCTGAAGGAGCCGGCGAGCGTGCGCAGCTGGATGATGCGGATCGTCAGCCGATCCAGCGTCGACCTGATGCGCCAGCGCCGCCCCGCCGACGACGTCGACGCCGTCGAGCACCCCGCCGCGAAGGAGCCGGGGCCCTTCGAGGCCGCCGAGCGCTCCGACGCGATGAAGGCGCTCGCCGCAGCACTGGCCGAACTGCCGGAGTCCCAGCGCCAGTGCTGGCTGCTCCGCGAGGTGGGCGGCGAGTCCTACGGTGAGATCGCCGAGCACCTCGGACTCACTCCGACCGCCGTGCGCGGCAAGCTCGCGCGAGCCCGCGAGTCGCTCGTCGTGGCGATGGAGGACTGGCGATGA
- a CDS encoding Asp23/Gls24 family envelope stress response protein — protein MNADDRPEVPGDRPAGPERSDALEVVPVEAAPLDGAAEERTIDDLSDYLDRGRLPYDPAIEESPEHRRTLQALERVRALSGALIDDDAERLPAPEESWFGSILTQVRREARAGRDIPLASPEPDVELTITEGAVRGLVREAGDSVPGVLVGRCRLVGDVGDPEAEIAIEVTISVFWGVPIADAAQQVRERIHSRLLTQTELSISTIDVRVEDVYIPGTEGS, from the coding sequence ATGAACGCCGACGACAGGCCGGAGGTGCCGGGGGACCGGCCGGCCGGACCCGAGCGCAGCGACGCGCTCGAGGTCGTGCCCGTCGAGGCGGCGCCGCTCGACGGCGCAGCCGAGGAGCGCACGATCGACGACCTCAGCGACTACCTCGACCGTGGACGCCTCCCCTACGACCCCGCGATCGAGGAGTCGCCCGAGCACCGCAGGACGCTCCAGGCGCTCGAGCGGGTGCGCGCTCTGTCGGGCGCGTTGATCGACGACGACGCCGAGCGCCTGCCCGCTCCGGAGGAGAGCTGGTTCGGCTCGATCCTCACCCAGGTGCGGCGGGAGGCGCGCGCCGGTCGCGACATCCCGCTGGCGAGCCCCGAACCGGACGTCGAGCTGACGATCACCGAGGGCGCGGTGCGCGGCCTCGTCCGGGAGGCGGGCGACAGCGTCCCCGGCGTGCTGGTCGGCCGCTGCCGGCTGGTCGGCGACGTCGGCGACCCCGAGGCCGAGATCGCGATCGAGGTCACGATCTCGGTGTTCTGGGGCGTGCCGATCGCCGACGCGGCCCAGCAGGTGCGCGAGCGGATCCACTCGCGACTGCTCACCCAGACCGAGCTGAGCATCTCGACGATCGACGTCCGCGTCGAGGACGTCTACATCCCCGGAACGGAGGGGTCGTGA
- a CDS encoding ribokinase → MPLVVLGSANLDHVHRVARIPAPGETVLASDYRTFPGGKGLNQAVAAARTAAGTAFVTSLGRDAAGDELAGVLSREPLELHARRVEQRTGTAQITVDDAGENAIVVDSGANAAFTGLTGAEEEVVAGASALLLQLEVPQETVLAAARAARAAGVVTILNAAPIGPLPDELLAALDVLIVNEHEARELGSARGLEAADDTALAAALTALVPLVLVTLGSDGVVVAVRGREPLHAPAFRVRAVDTTGAGDTFCGAFSARLAASAVDLAGPEALLPLVRWAGAAAAVSVTRAGAAVSAPTAAETESFLADQG, encoded by the coding sequence ATGCCCCTCGTCGTCCTCGGAAGCGCCAACCTCGACCACGTCCACCGCGTCGCCCGCATCCCGGCTCCCGGTGAGACGGTGCTGGCTTCGGACTACCGCACGTTCCCGGGCGGCAAGGGCCTGAACCAGGCGGTGGCCGCGGCCCGGACCGCCGCGGGGACCGCGTTCGTCACGAGCCTCGGGCGCGATGCGGCGGGCGACGAGCTCGCCGGAGTCCTCTCCCGCGAGCCGCTCGAGCTGCACGCCCGCCGCGTCGAGCAGCGGACGGGCACCGCGCAGATCACGGTCGACGACGCGGGCGAGAACGCGATCGTCGTCGACTCCGGAGCGAACGCCGCGTTCACGGGGCTGACCGGCGCGGAGGAGGAGGTCGTCGCGGGCGCCTCCGCTCTGCTGCTCCAGCTCGAGGTGCCGCAGGAGACGGTGCTCGCCGCCGCCCGCGCGGCGCGCGCCGCCGGGGTCGTCACGATCCTGAACGCCGCACCGATCGGGCCGCTGCCGGACGAGCTGCTCGCGGCACTCGACGTGCTGATCGTCAACGAGCACGAGGCACGGGAGCTCGGGAGCGCGCGCGGCCTCGAGGCGGCGGACGACACCGCCCTGGCCGCGGCGCTGACGGCGCTCGTGCCGCTCGTCCTCGTCACGCTCGGCTCCGACGGAGTGGTCGTCGCCGTGCGCGGTCGCGAACCGCTGCACGCCCCTGCGTTCCGCGTCCGCGCCGTCGACACGACGGGAGCCGGCGACACCTTCTGCGGCGCCTTCTCGGCCCGGTTGGCGGCGAGCGCCGTCGACCTCGCCGGTCCGGAGGCGCTGCTGCCCCTGGTCCGATGGGCCGGCGCGGCGGCGGCCGTCTCGGTCACGCGCGCGGGTGCGGCCGTCTCGGCCCCGACCGCCGCCGAGACGGAGTCGTTCCTCGCCGATCAGGGCTGA
- a CDS encoding aldo/keto reductase, translating into MDTRTLGRTGAPVSVVGLGTWQLGADWGDVAENDALAILDAAVESGVTLFDTADVYGDGRSERTIGSYLAAHPDSGVFVATKMGRRVDQVPENYVLDNFRAWTDRSRKNLGVDTLDLVQLHCPPTSVYSDDVVFDALDTLVSEGAIANYGVSVERTEEALTAIARPNVASVQIILNAFRLKPLDAVLPAAREAGVGILARVPLASGLLSGRYTTETTFAADDHRNYNRDGSAFDVGETFSGVDFATGVEAAQEFSRLAADHGLAPAAAALAWIIQQDGVTSVIPGARSPEQARANATAADAAPLGPAFMEAVNALYDTHFRPAVHPRW; encoded by the coding sequence ATGGACACTCGAACTCTCGGACGCACAGGTGCGCCCGTCTCCGTCGTCGGCCTCGGAACCTGGCAGCTCGGTGCCGACTGGGGTGACGTCGCCGAGAACGACGCCCTCGCGATCCTCGACGCCGCCGTGGAGTCGGGGGTGACCCTTTTCGACACCGCCGACGTGTACGGCGACGGCCGCAGCGAGCGCACGATCGGCTCCTACCTCGCCGCGCATCCCGACTCCGGGGTGTTCGTCGCGACCAAGATGGGCCGCCGCGTCGACCAGGTGCCCGAGAACTACGTGCTCGACAACTTCCGCGCCTGGACCGACCGCTCGCGCAAGAACCTCGGCGTCGACACCCTCGACCTCGTGCAGCTGCACTGCCCGCCCACCTCCGTCTACTCCGACGACGTCGTCTTCGACGCGCTCGACACCCTCGTCTCCGAGGGCGCGATCGCGAACTACGGCGTCTCGGTCGAGCGCACGGAGGAGGCGCTCACCGCGATCGCGCGGCCGAACGTCGCGAGCGTGCAGATCATCCTGAACGCGTTCCGCCTGAAGCCGCTCGACGCGGTGCTGCCCGCCGCCCGCGAAGCCGGAGTGGGGATCCTCGCCCGCGTGCCGCTCGCCTCGGGACTGCTGAGCGGCCGGTACACGACCGAGACGACCTTCGCGGCCGACGACCACCGCAACTACAACCGCGACGGCTCCGCGTTCGATGTCGGCGAGACGTTCTCGGGCGTCGACTTCGCCACCGGAGTCGAGGCCGCGCAGGAGTTCTCGCGCCTCGCCGCTGACCACGGCCTCGCCCCCGCGGCCGCCGCGCTCGCCTGGATCATCCAGCAGGACGGCGTCACCTCGGTGATCCCCGGCGCCCGCTCGCCCGAGCAGGCCCGCGCGAACGCGACCGCCGCCGACGCGGCTCCGCTCGGCCCCGCGTTCATGGAGGCCGTCAACGCCCTCTACGACACCCACTTCCGCCCCGCCGTCCACCCCCGCTGGTAG
- a CDS encoding DUF559 domain-containing protein, with amino-acid sequence MQEQQWPRGAFSVAEARAAGVTPGVLRGPRLARPTYGIRTAVPSSTLGDRCAALLHRLGPGTVVCGPTAALLWGAPLPPEWEHRSDLDIAVEAPRRAPHAAGTAGRKLTFRPGDVVQGRRGALTSPARTWCDLGALLDLGDLVAVGDFLLRERLVTREGLTAAVASSPGRRGVGLLRLALDLLDARAESRPESIVRVALVRAGVRGVEANVEIRSADGAFLGRVDLCIAWARVVIEYHGDYHRVERGRWRRDRARMGRLRAAGWHVIELTGDDLADLSSVVAQVKQALQP; translated from the coding sequence GTGCAGGAGCAGCAATGGCCGCGAGGAGCGTTCAGCGTCGCGGAGGCGAGAGCCGCGGGGGTGACGCCCGGGGTGCTGCGCGGGCCCAGGCTCGCGCGTCCGACCTACGGGATCCGAACGGCCGTGCCGTCGTCCACTCTCGGCGACCGGTGCGCCGCACTCCTCCACCGCCTCGGACCGGGCACCGTGGTCTGCGGGCCGACCGCCGCGCTGTTGTGGGGAGCGCCGTTGCCTCCCGAGTGGGAGCACCGGTCCGATCTCGACATCGCGGTGGAGGCTCCCCGCCGCGCTCCGCACGCAGCCGGCACAGCCGGGCGCAAGCTGACCTTCCGGCCGGGCGACGTCGTCCAGGGCAGGCGCGGCGCCCTCACGAGCCCGGCACGCACCTGGTGCGATCTCGGCGCGCTGCTCGACCTGGGGGATCTCGTCGCGGTCGGCGACTTCCTCCTCCGCGAGAGGCTCGTGACTCGTGAGGGACTGACCGCCGCGGTCGCCTCCTCCCCGGGGCGCCGCGGAGTCGGGCTGCTCCGTCTCGCCCTCGACCTCCTCGACGCGCGGGCGGAATCGCGGCCGGAGTCGATCGTCCGCGTCGCGCTGGTGCGAGCGGGGGTCCGCGGAGTGGAGGCGAACGTCGAGATCAGGTCAGCGGACGGTGCGTTCCTCGGCCGCGTCGATCTCTGCATCGCCTGGGCGAGGGTGGTCATCGAGTACCACGGCGACTATCACCGGGTCGAGCGCGGCCGGTGGCGCAGGGACCGCGCCCGGATGGGGCGACTCCGCGCTGCCGGCTGGCACGTGATCGAGCTCACCGGCGACGACCTCGCCGATCTCTCCTCCGTCGTCGCGCAGGTCAAGCAGGCCCTTCAGCCCTGA